The Clostridium septicum genome contains a region encoding:
- a CDS encoding ComF family protein, giving the protein MGKRIIKILKPILDSVLDIIYPEKSNCINCYADDYIGLCPKCINSIKRIKTEEKIKPFAYYNGAIKKLILELKYKNNFLAAKILGEFISALIKENNIEADVILYVPLSKRSYKKRGYNQSKLIANIVSEKCNIEISNSLIKVKNTKEQKTLSKDERMSNLIDAFDIKDYNEVKNKRVILIDDVVTTGATLLECEKILKKFNASTINILTVAKSNI; this is encoded by the coding sequence ATGGGAAAAAGGATTATTAAGATATTAAAGCCTATACTTGATAGTGTATTAGATATAATATATCCTGAAAAATCAAATTGTATTAATTGTTATGCAGATGATTATATAGGTTTATGTCCAAAGTGTATAAATAGTATAAAAAGAATAAAAACTGAAGAAAAAATAAAACCTTTTGCTTATTATAATGGAGCAATTAAAAAATTAATTTTGGAATTAAAATATAAAAACAATTTTTTAGCGGCTAAGATACTAGGAGAATTTATAAGTGCTTTGATAAAGGAAAATAATATAGAAGCTGATGTTATTTTATATGTACCTTTATCCAAAAGGTCGTATAAAAAGAGAGGGTATAATCAATCAAAATTAATTGCTAATATTGTATCAGAAAAGTGTAATATAGAAATATCTAATTCTTTGATAAAAGTTAAAAATACAAAAGAGCAAAAGACATTATCTAAAGATGAGCGAATGTCTAATTTAATTGATGCATTTGATATAAAGGATTACAATGAAGTGAAAAATAAGAGAGTTATATTAATAGATGATGTTGTAACTACTGGAGCAACGTTATTGGAGTGTGAGAAAATTTTAAAAAAATTTAATGCTAGTACAATAAATATATTGACAGTAGCTAAAAGTAATATATAA
- a CDS encoding SF1B family DNA helicase RecD2, translating into MEILNGIVETIVFKSDDTGYVVSKIRIDKETINAVGVAPFLKEGQQVKIKGQWVIHKQFGRQFNIEEYEEVLPNSVEGIEKYLSTGIIHGIGPVTAKKIVQKFGVDTLDILDNHIERLKEIEGIGERKFKIIYESYIEQQGLKDIMIYFQSHGITTNQCIKIYKKYGDQSRYVVEENPYVLSDEISGIGFITADKIAKNIGIEITSPYRVQSGIRYVLNQFSASGNTYMPKEQLIDEVAKVLVVDKELVEENIYNCSLEGKIKIEKIGDIEGVFLLPYYYCELGVTNKIITLGIENFRTINTDIEFEIKSFEKKNNIEFAQSQREAIIGAFDNGIEIITGGPGTGKTTIIKAIIEIYENNGMNVLLAAPTGRAAKRMTESTGREAKTIHRLLEMGVSDDENSFFGKGETSPLEGDVVIIDEASMIDIMLMHNLLKAIKLGTRLIIVGDVDQLPSVGAGNVLKDLIESNFIKVVRLKDIFRQGKESMIVTNAHKINNGEMPQTNRKDGDFFFENKQDLDDILNTIIDLINRRLPKFNNNWDKLRDMQVLTPTRKGTLGVQNLNNKLQEVLNPKASYKKEKSLKEVIFREGDKVMQTKNNYSLKWFRINGEGDNEGVGVFNGDMGFIESINEDEKTITIIFDDERKVIYDYIYIDELELAYAITIHKSQGSEFKVIITPAFMGSPFLMNKNLLYTGITRAKELVVVVGVPKALKYMVSNVRSMDRYSSLKERILDITSKEVFSEE; encoded by the coding sequence ATCCTAAATGGAATAGTAGAAACGATTGTATTTAAAAGTGATGATACAGGATATGTAGTTTCAAAAATAAGAATAGATAAAGAGACAATTAATGCTGTTGGTGTTGCACCTTTTTTAAAAGAGGGTCAGCAAGTAAAGATTAAAGGTCAGTGGGTAATACATAAACAATTTGGAAGACAATTTAATATAGAGGAATACGAAGAAGTTTTACCTAATTCAGTTGAAGGAATAGAAAAATACTTAAGTACAGGAATAATACATGGAATAGGACCGGTAACTGCTAAGAAAATAGTTCAAAAATTTGGCGTTGATACACTGGATATTTTAGATAATCATATAGAAAGACTTAAAGAAATAGAGGGGATAGGTGAAAGGAAATTCAAAATAATATATGAATCCTACATTGAGCAGCAGGGCTTAAAGGATATTATGATTTATTTTCAAAGTCATGGAATTACAACTAATCAATGCATAAAAATATATAAAAAATATGGAGATCAATCAAGATATGTGGTTGAAGAAAATCCTTATGTGCTTTCAGATGAAATATCTGGAATAGGATTTATAACAGCAGATAAAATAGCTAAAAATATTGGAATTGAAATTACCTCTCCTTATAGAGTTCAAAGTGGAATAAGATATGTTTTAAATCAATTTTCAGCATCAGGTAATACGTATATGCCAAAAGAACAATTAATTGATGAAGTAGCTAAGGTGTTAGTTGTTGATAAAGAGTTAGTAGAAGAAAATATATATAATTGCAGTTTAGAAGGTAAAATAAAAATAGAGAAAATTGGTGATATAGAAGGGGTATTTTTACTACCATATTATTATTGTGAATTAGGTGTAACAAATAAAATAATAACTTTAGGTATAGAAAATTTTAGAACAATAAATACGGATATTGAATTTGAGATAAAATCTTTTGAAAAGAAAAATAATATAGAATTCGCACAATCACAAAGAGAGGCTATAATAGGGGCTTTTGATAATGGAATAGAAATAATAACAGGCGGACCAGGTACAGGAAAAACTACAATTATAAAGGCTATAATAGAAATTTATGAAAACAATGGAATGAATGTACTATTAGCTGCACCTACAGGAAGAGCTGCAAAAAGAATGACTGAATCTACAGGAAGAGAAGCTAAAACTATACATAGACTACTTGAAATGGGAGTTAGTGATGATGAAAATTCTTTTTTTGGAAAAGGAGAAACATCTCCACTAGAAGGAGACGTAGTAATTATAGATGAGGCATCGATGATTGATATAATGCTTATGCATAACCTATTGAAAGCAATAAAGTTAGGAACTCGATTAATTATAGTTGGAGATGTAGATCAATTACCATCAGTTGGGGCAGGAAATGTTCTTAAAGATCTTATAGAAAGTAATTTTATTAAAGTTGTAAGACTTAAGGATATTTTTAGACAAGGAAAAGAGAGCATGATTGTAACAAATGCGCATAAGATAAATAATGGAGAAATGCCTCAAACTAATAGAAAAGATGGGGATTTCTTTTTTGAAAATAAGCAAGATTTAGATGACATATTAAATACAATAATAGATTTAATAAATAGAAGATTACCTAAATTTAACAATAATTGGGATAAACTTAGAGATATGCAAGTTTTAACACCAACTAGAAAAGGAACTTTAGGCGTTCAAAATCTAAATAATAAACTTCAAGAAGTATTAAACCCTAAAGCATCTTATAAGAAGGAAAAATCTTTAAAAGAAGTTATCTTTAGAGAAGGGGATAAAGTAATGCAAACTAAAAATAATTATTCCCTTAAATGGTTTAGAATAAATGGAGAAGGAGATAATGAAGGTGTTGGTGTATTTAATGGAGATATGGGATTTATAGAAAGTATAAATGAAGATGAAAAAACAATTACAATAATTTTTGATGATGAGAGAAAAGTTATATATGATTATATATATATAGATGAGTTAGAATTAGCTTATGCCATAACAATTCATAAAAGTCAAGGAAGTGAATTTAAGGTTATAATTACACCAGCATTTATGGGTTCTCCTTTTTTAATGAATAAGAATCTTTTATATACAGGAATAACAAGGGCTAAAGAGCTTGTAGTGGTTGTTGGAGTTCCTAAAGCATTAAAATATATGGTTTCTAATGTTAGAAGCATGGATAGATATTCTTCTCTTAAAGAGAGAATCTTAGATATAACATCAAAAGAAGTTTTTAGTGAAGAATAA